A genome region from Patescibacteria group bacterium includes the following:
- the eno gene encoding phosphopyruvate hydratase yields MPKIKEIKAREILDSRGNPTVETKIILDDGTVGKASVPSGASTGIHEAHELRDGDKKRYGGLGVLTAVKNVNEIIAPELVGADIIKQSEIDEKMIKLDGTDNKKNLGANAILSVSLAAARTGALSRKQELFEYLREIYGFQNKFSLPTPSFNIFNGGKHADTNLDFQEFMILPLAKISFREKVRMGAEIFHELGNVLKKGGFDTDVGAEGGYAPDIVSSVQAIEFIVTAVINAGYKPGVDIGLGIDVGSSELYNEESGKYVFKLDNAFYASENLIGLYEEWLHEFPLISIEDGLGEDDWPGWKKLTAELGDKIMLIGDDLFSTNINRFRKGLKEKAANAILIKPNQVGTLSETMECVKLAQKYNYKIMVSHRSGETNDDFIADLAVAAGANFIKAGSLSRGERLAKYNRLMEIEAIIQ; encoded by the coding sequence ATGCCTAAAATAAAAGAAATAAAAGCTCGGGAAATTCTGGATAGCCGGGGCAATCCGACCGTGGAAACAAAGATTATTTTAGATGACGGGACGGTCGGCAAAGCGAGCGTGCCGTCCGGCGCTTCGACCGGAATTCACGAAGCGCACGAATTGCGCGATGGCGACAAGAAAAGATACGGCGGCTTGGGCGTGTTAACGGCGGTTAAAAACGTCAATGAGATAATCGCCCCTGAATTAGTCGGAGCGGATATCATCAAGCAGTCGGAAATCGATGAAAAAATGATCAAGCTTGACGGCACTGATAATAAAAAGAATTTGGGCGCCAATGCCATTCTTTCCGTCTCCTTGGCCGCCGCCCGAACCGGCGCGCTATCAAGAAAACAGGAATTATTCGAGTATTTGAGAGAGATCTACGGCTTCCAAAATAAATTTTCTCTGCCCACGCCGTCTTTTAATATTTTTAACGGCGGCAAGCACGCGGATACTAATTTGGATTTTCAGGAATTTATGATCTTGCCGCTCGCCAAAATTTCCTTTCGCGAAAAGGTCAGAATGGGAGCGGAAATTTTTCATGAGCTGGGGAATGTTCTTAAAAAGGGAGGTTTTGATACCGATGTCGGCGCCGAAGGAGGTTATGCTCCCGATATCGTTTCCTCGGTGCAGGCGATCGAATTCATCGTTACCGCCGTCATCAATGCCGGATATAAGCCCGGGGTTGATATCGGATTGGGCATCGATGTCGGCTCTTCGGAGCTTTATAACGAGGAAAGCGGAAAATATGTTTTTAAATTGGACAATGCTTTCTATGCCAGCGAGAACTTAATCGGTTTATACGAGGAATGGCTGCATGAATTTCCCCTCATTTCCATCGAAGACGGTTTGGGCGAAGATGATTGGCCGGGTTGGAAAAAATTAACCGCGGAATTGGGCGACAAGATAATGCTGATCGGCGATGATTTATTCTCCACAAATATCAATCGCTTCCGCAAAGGGCTGAAAGAAAAAGCCGCCAACGCCATCTTGATCAAGCCGAATCAAGTCGGCACCTTAAGCGAGACCATGGAATGCGTCAAATTGGCCCAAAAATATAATTATAAAATAATGGTATCGCACCGCTCCGGCGAAACCAACGATGATTTTATTGCCGATCTGGCGGTGGCGGCGGGAGCGAATTTTATCAAGGCCGGTTCGCTCTCGCGGGGAGAACGGCTGGCCAAATATAATCGTCTAATGGAAATTGAAGCAATTATCCAATGA
- a CDS encoding phosphoglycerate kinase, which produces MKLKVINDIQQIKGKTVFLRVDFNVPRVKTKIKDETKILAALPTIRFLLRYRCRVILATHLGEPSLRTASASAKVTADKSAGKPEGKKIPQLSCKFLAKRLNQILGGNRVKFVAAAVGKEADQAIKALKPGKIIFLENLRFNRGEEKNDRAFARELSRSADIYVNEAFSVCHRAHASVSAIRRFLPSFAGLLLEKEIFNLDQIKKPVKPLIILMGGAKIKTKIKLIKNLQDKAAKILIGGALANNFFKAMGMNVGRSLVDKESVAIAQKLLSDKKIVLPLDVVVNHRGSALVKLIDDIGAKDIVFDIGPRTIMLFSTLIKKAKTIVWNGPLGAFEQRHYRYGTMALGELIAARSRGKTFGVVGGGETLEALKMTKMEGYVDWISTGGGAMLAYLGGERMPGLE; this is translated from the coding sequence ATGAAATTAAAAGTTATCAACGATATTCAACAAATTAAAGGCAAGACTGTTTTTTTGCGAGTGGATTTTAATGTGCCGCGGGTTAAGACCAAGATTAAAGATGAGACGAAAATTTTAGCCGCTTTGCCGACCATCCGTTTTTTATTGCGCTATCGCTGCCGGGTGATCTTGGCGACCCACCTGGGCGAACCCAGCCTTCGCACAGCTTCCGCCTCTGCCAAGGTTACGGCGGACAAGTCGGCGGGCAAGCCGGAAGGGAAAAAAATTCCCCAACTGTCTTGTAAATTTTTAGCTAAACGATTAAATCAAATTTTGGGCGGCAATCGCGTCAAATTCGTCGCGGCCGCGGTGGGCAAGGAAGCGGATCAGGCGATCAAAGCGCTTAAGCCCGGAAAAATAATCTTTCTGGAAAATCTGCGTTTTAACCGAGGCGAGGAAAAAAACGACCGGGCGTTTGCCCGGGAATTATCACGGTCGGCCGATATTTACGTCAATGAAGCCTTTTCGGTCTGTCATCGCGCCCACGCTTCGGTCAGCGCCATCCGGCGGTTCTTGCCGTCCTTTGCCGGCTTGCTTTTGGAAAAAGAAATTTTTAATTTGGACCAGATAAAAAAGCCCGTCAAACCCTTGATTATCCTGATGGGCGGAGCCAAGATCAAAACTAAAATCAAACTAATCAAGAATTTGCAGGATAAGGCGGCGAAAATATTGATCGGCGGGGCTTTGGCGAATAATTTCTTCAAAGCGATGGGGATGAACGTCGGCAGATCTTTAGTGGATAAGGAAAGCGTGGCGATCGCCCAGAAATTATTGAGCGATAAAAAGATCGTTTTGCCTTTGGACGTGGTGGTAAACCACCGCGGTTCCGCGCTGGTGAAGTTGATCGACGATATCGGCGCCAAAGACATTGTTTTTGATATCGGACCGCGGACGATCATGCTTTTTTCGACCTTGATCAAAAAAGCCAAAACCATCGTCTGGAACGGTCCGCTGGGCGCGTTTGAACAAAGACATTACCGCTACGGAACTATGGCCTTGGGAGAATTGATCGCGGCCCGATCCCGCGGCAAAACTTTTGGCGTGGTTGGCGGCGGTGAAACCCTGGAGGCTTTAAAGATGACCAAGATGGAAGGATATGTCGATTGGATTTCCACCGGCGGGGGAGCGATGCTCGCGTATTTGGGCGGAGAGAGGATGCCCGGGTTAGAATAA
- a CDS encoding PDZ domain-containing protein, translating to MKEINSTLKKKRGNLFLLGVIVLAIIFGWGGGAAALIILRPYLGQNVSPTTLTNQTDTAAQESLRQANSIIENAKKIIAGQENKINDTINSGQNSLVGVFKKNQITATGSPPAAGKAFAIADYYKLSDAIGEGIVVTSDGWILTSDFTKNTPESSILKNFVVITKTKDIYNIDKISQTGIDSYIFVHLANAKNLPVKSFVSKMDLTNSQSLVALNWLGESYLTSIVDKVASNQPVADSDNGSQDIIFANNLGDYFDNAFIFSLDGKVIGYFDKINGPVPLYNFQPLIKGLLQGKESQRASLGVSYVNLRDYAIKAAGYDQGALIYSDSKTPAIKAGSAAAVAGLQAGDIIISVDNTKIDALHDLDNILEKYSAQDEINLIYRRNGVENSVMVKLQALK from the coding sequence ATGAAAGAAATCAATTCTACATTGAAAAAAAAGCGAGGTAACCTTTTTTTATTAGGGGTCATTGTTTTGGCTATAATATTCGGCTGGGGTGGCGGAGCGGCCGCTTTGATCATTCTGCGGCCTTATTTAGGGCAAAATGTCAGCCCGACGACATTAACCAATCAAACCGATACTGCGGCCCAGGAGAGTTTGCGCCAGGCCAATTCAATCATTGAAAATGCCAAAAAAATCATTGCCGGCCAAGAAAATAAGATCAATGACACTATCAATTCCGGTCAAAACAGCCTGGTCGGCGTTTTTAAAAAAAACCAGATCACGGCCACCGGTTCGCCGCCAGCCGCGGGGAAAGCTTTTGCTATCGCCGATTATTATAAGCTGAGTGACGCGATCGGCGAAGGGATCGTAGTTACCAGCGACGGGTGGATTTTGACCTCGGATTTTACCAAAAATACTCCGGAAAGCTCAATCTTGAAAAACTTTGTTGTTATTACGAAAACAAAAGACATTTACAATATCGATAAGATCAGCCAAACCGGAATTGATTCATATATTTTTGTCCATCTGGCCAACGCCAAAAATTTACCGGTTAAAAGTTTCGTCAGCAAGATGGATCTGACGAACAGCCAATCGCTGGTAGCTTTGAATTGGCTGGGGGAGAGCTATTTGACTTCAATCGTTGATAAAGTAGCCAGCAACCAACCGGTTGCCGACAGTGATAACGGCTCGCAAGATATTATTTTTGCCAATAACTTGGGCGATTATTTCGACAATGCTTTTATTTTCAGCCTGGACGGCAAGGTGATCGGTTATTTTGACAAAATAAACGGGCCGGTCCCGCTTTATAATTTTCAACCTCTGATCAAAGGATTATTGCAAGGCAAGGAAAGCCAGCGCGCCTCGCTGGGCGTTAGTTATGTCAATTTGCGGGATTACGCCATTAAGGCCGCGGGTTACGATCAGGGCGCGCTGATCTATTCCGATAGCAAAACGCCGGCAATAAAAGCCGGCAGCGCGGCGGCAGTGGCCGGTTTGCAAGCCGGCGATATTATTATCTCGGTGGACAATACCAAGATCGATGCTTTGCATGATCTGGATAATATCCTGGAAAAATATTCAGCCCAGGATGAAATCAACCTGATCTATCGCCGTAACGGCGTGGAAAACTCGGTAATGGTAAAATTACAAGCGCTCAAATAA
- a CDS encoding epoxyqueuosine reductase QueH, whose product MKKYLLIFVLLCWLAAVLSLLWYPLIYLPTDFSRVTFYDKAAHLVFFGVMAYLVMAAVIAWDKFTFRQVAFFSFVFVALINVLGEFVQAYIPGRIPSYLDFLAGVVGASLAIPIAYMIHHSPRQKLLLHVCCAPCASAVAEILSSGFKLELYFFNPNIHPEREYRKRLAEVKKLARNFGIKLRIGNYDHQDWLAAIKGREDQPEGGSRCELCFAHRLREAAQLASRQNIPYYATTLTVSPHKNSYLVNKAGLAIAEITGQKFLDQDFKENNGWQRSLLLSRKFRFYRQKYCGCEFSAHSIKHVTHNT is encoded by the coding sequence ATGAAAAAATATTTATTGATTTTTGTTTTGCTTTGTTGGCTGGCCGCTGTTTTGTCATTGCTTTGGTATCCGCTGATCTATCTGCCGACCGATTTTTCCCGCGTCACTTTTTATGACAAAGCGGCTCACTTGGTCTTTTTCGGGGTGATGGCTTATTTGGTTATGGCGGCGGTCATTGCCTGGGATAAATTTACTTTCCGCCAGGTCGCCTTTTTTTCTTTTGTTTTCGTTGCCTTGATCAATGTTCTTGGTGAATTCGTGCAAGCTTATATACCCGGCAGAATCCCTTCTTATCTGGATTTTTTGGCCGGCGTGGTCGGAGCTTCGCTCGCCATTCCCATCGCCTATATGATCCATCATTCGCCGCGGCAAAAACTTCTTTTGCACGTCTGTTGCGCGCCTTGCGCCTCGGCGGTGGCGGAAATCTTGTCGTCAGGCTTTAAATTGGAATTATATTTTTTTAATCCCAACATCCACCCGGAAAGAGAATATCGAAAACGCCTGGCCGAAGTTAAAAAATTGGCCAGGAATTTCGGGATAAAATTACGGATCGGAAATTACGATCATCAAGATTGGCTGGCGGCGATCAAAGGCCGTGAAGATCAACCCGAAGGCGGATCGAGATGCGAATTGTGTTTTGCCCATCGCTTGCGGGAGGCGGCGCAACTTGCCAGCCGGCAAAATATTCCTTATTACGCTACGACCTTGACGGTCAGCCCGCATAAAAATTCTTACCTCGTCAATAAAGCCGGCTTAGCCATTGCCGAAATAACCGGCCAAAAATTTCTGGATCAGGATTTTAAGGAAAATAACGGCTGGCAGCGCTCATTATTGCTTTCCCGAAAATTTAGATTTTATCGGCAGAAATATTGCGGCTGCGAATTTTCTGCACATAGCATAAAGCACGTAACACATAACACATAA
- a CDS encoding MraY family glycosyltransferase — protein MVPYLIPAVFAFVFSLIFTIIAVRLAIKLRVIDRPDGQRKFHEKPIPLLGGLAVFAAFFLILFLFHDRLVLGILTYRHWWWFFGGACCLMIGGFLDDKYNLKPSKQIIWPILAIACVLLGQIGIGKITNPLGGFLYFSGIASVLFTVIWLLAMMYATKLLDGVDGLVTGLGGIGGLIIFLFTITTKYFQPDIAFAALVFAAACLGFLVFNWYPARIFLGEGGSLLIGYILGVLAIISGGKIAIALLVLGLPLLDFVWTIIRRLATGKNPFKTADRAHLHYRLLDLGIGQRQTVLIFYCFSLLFGLGALFLQSLGKLLAVGVLFAIMVCLIMGFAWVEKSKFKKNN, from the coding sequence ATGGTGCCTTACCTTATTCCCGCCGTATTCGCCTTTGTTTTTTCTTTGATTTTTACCATTATAGCCGTTAGGTTAGCCATTAAATTAAGAGTCATCGACCGGCCTGATGGGCAAAGAAAATTTCACGAGAAACCAATCCCATTGCTTGGCGGTCTGGCGGTCTTTGCGGCATTTTTTTTAATCTTATTTTTATTTCACGATCGGCTGGTCTTGGGCATCCTGACCTATCGGCATTGGTGGTGGTTTTTTGGCGGCGCTTGTTGCTTGATGATCGGCGGATTTCTTGATGATAAATATAATTTAAAACCGAGCAAGCAAATTATTTGGCCGATCTTGGCGATCGCCTGCGTTCTTCTCGGCCAGATCGGTATCGGTAAAATCACTAATCCGCTGGGCGGTTTTTTATATTTCAGCGGGATCGCTTCCGTCTTGTTCACGGTTATTTGGTTATTGGCGATGATGTACGCCACCAAACTTTTGGACGGCGTGGATGGTTTAGTGACCGGACTTGGCGGCATCGGCGGTTTGATCATTTTTCTTTTTACCATCACGACTAAATATTTTCAGCCGGATATCGCTTTTGCGGCGCTTGTCTTTGCCGCCGCCTGTCTTGGTTTTCTGGTTTTTAACTGGTATCCGGCCAGGATTTTTTTAGGCGAAGGAGGCTCTCTGCTCATTGGCTATATTTTGGGAGTATTAGCCATTATTTCCGGAGGAAAAATCGCTATCGCCCTTTTGGTTTTAGGTTTGCCGCTTTTGGATTTTGTCTGGACGATCATCCGCCGCCTCGCTACCGGCAAAAATCCTTTCAAGACGGCTGATCGGGCGCATCTGCATTATCGGCTGCTTGATTTGGGAATCGGACAGCGCCAAACGGTTTTGATCTTTTATTGTTTTTCCCTGTTATTCGGTTTGGGCGCGCTTTTTTTGCAAAGCCTGGGTAAATTATTGGCGGTCGGAGTCCTGTTCGCGATCATGGTTTGTCTGATCATGGGCTTTGCTTGGGTGGAAAAGTCGAAATTTAAAAAAAATAATTGA
- a CDS encoding ATP-dependent Clp protease ATP-binding subunit, which yields MAENNNISFITCPTCQGSGVNDKNFSCPNCAGLGEGLFYQGNFLYWGLRINRAMIFLRQVRRFLDLLLDLMALLLFIGGLGSLVFWVWQNQQADLVNKILYFWREKNIFILFFWIGFLGLMFLIYRADKARDDEARIKEFKLVELKIYPNNWNELRHYKKRLDVSLTFRDKTLAIIEDAYQVALRLKNPELTSLHLFYAMLGSVKISILMSRLNVSGHDLVKRLSSQLKTLPQTLKKEADLVISNEVKEILMQGFVEAYEFKEDNTTVLNLLLPCVASSPTLEEILLDLKIDTNKIKNAIAWFRINEQQVANYKLYRKLAVFKPKTVMDRAYTAVATPILNNYGYDLTLAAKWGRLQLCVARAKEIAAVFDAFKTGSNGVLLTGPKGVGKKTIIEGIAREMVTEEKVPEFMRDKRLIELDIARLVSGATAADAEARLLAIIDEINRAGNIILFIDNLENLIGITAGAEGSLELSEVLATQLEKGFIRCLATADDQNYVQFVERAAIGRVMTRLKIAEPDNDQAIQILESKIGYLEARNNIFFSYNAIEAAVELAGKYIHEISLPEKAIQILEKTAVRVAGEHKGKKYICDKNDIALTINQLTEIPVQDLGGEESAKLLNLEEEIHKYMIDQKEAVDMVANSLRRARTEMREGKRPIASFLFMGPTGVGKTELAKTIARVYFHKKDLLVRLDMSEYQEEASIKKMIGDTDGTKGYLTEAVRQKPFSLILLDEFEKANPKIFNLFLQVMDDGRLTDGQGQTIDFTSSIIIATSNAGSQFIQDEMNKGAPLENIKNSLINEQLSQVMRPELINRFDGIIVFKPLSEDDIVAIARLMLSDVAEMLKSKGMGLEISDGGLLTLAHLGFDPKFGARPLRRLIQDKIEDNIAKKILGNELQRRDTVVINDNADIEIIKGRVL from the coding sequence ATGGCGGAAAATAATAACATATCTTTTATTACTTGCCCCACTTGCCAAGGATCGGGCGTTAATGACAAGAATTTTTCTTGCCCTAATTGCGCCGGCTTAGGCGAAGGCCTTTTTTATCAGGGCAATTTTTTATATTGGGGGTTGCGGATCAACCGCGCGATGATTTTTTTGCGCCAAGTCCGGCGTTTTCTGGATTTATTGCTGGATCTAATGGCCCTGCTCTTGTTTATCGGCGGCTTAGGTTCGCTCGTTTTTTGGGTTTGGCAGAATCAGCAGGCTGATCTGGTCAATAAAATATTATATTTCTGGCGGGAAAAAAATATTTTTATTTTATTTTTTTGGATCGGGTTCCTGGGGCTGATGTTTCTGATCTATCGGGCCGATAAAGCACGCGATGACGAAGCCCGGATCAAAGAATTTAAATTAGTTGAGTTAAAAATTTATCCCAACAATTGGAATGAATTGCGCCATTATAAAAAACGGCTGGACGTTTCCCTGACCTTTCGCGATAAAACATTGGCGATCATCGAGGATGCTTATCAAGTAGCCCTGAGATTAAAAAATCCGGAACTTACTTCGTTGCATTTATTTTATGCCATGCTGGGTTCCGTAAAAATATCTATCCTGATGAGCCGTCTTAATGTCAGCGGGCATGATTTAGTGAAAAGATTGAGCAGCCAGCTCAAAACGCTGCCTCAAACGCTTAAAAAGGAAGCGGATCTGGTGATCTCTAACGAAGTTAAGGAAATTCTCATGCAAGGTTTTGTCGAGGCTTATGAATTCAAGGAAGACAACACCACGGTGCTGAATTTGCTCTTACCTTGTGTTGCCAGTAGTCCGACTCTCGAGGAAATTCTCTTGGATTTAAAAATCGATACCAATAAAATTAAAAATGCCATTGCCTGGTTTCGCATCAACGAACAGCAAGTGGCTAATTATAAATTATACCGGAAATTGGCGGTTTTCAAGCCTAAAACAGTGATGGATCGGGCGTATACCGCCGTAGCAACTCCAATCTTGAATAATTACGGCTACGACCTTACTTTAGCCGCCAAATGGGGAAGATTGCAGCTTTGCGTGGCCAGAGCCAAAGAAATCGCCGCGGTTTTTGATGCTTTCAAAACCGGATCAAATGGCGTTTTACTGACTGGCCCGAAAGGGGTGGGAAAAAAGACGATCATCGAGGGCATTGCCCGGGAAATGGTTACTGAAGAAAAAGTACCGGAGTTTATGCGCGATAAGCGGTTGATCGAACTGGATATCGCCCGGTTGGTTTCGGGAGCCACGGCCGCGGATGCCGAAGCCCGCTTGTTGGCGATCATCGACGAAATAAATCGCGCCGGCAACATTATTCTTTTTATCGATAATTTGGAAAATTTGATCGGCATCACCGCCGGAGCCGAAGGCAGTTTGGAACTTTCCGAAGTGCTGGCGACGCAATTGGAAAAAGGCTTTATCCGCTGTTTGGCCACGGCTGACGACCAAAATTATGTCCAGTTCGTGGAAAGAGCGGCGATCGGCCGGGTGATGACCCGCTTGAAAATTGCCGAGCCGGATAACGATCAGGCGATCCAGATTCTGGAGAGCAAGATCGGCTATTTGGAAGCGCGCAATAATATTTTCTTTTCCTACAACGCGATCGAAGCGGCTGTCGAGCTGGCCGGAAAATATATCCATGAAATATCTTTGCCGGAAAAGGCGATTCAAATTTTGGAAAAAACCGCCGTCAGAGTCGCCGGCGAACATAAGGGAAAAAAATATATTTGCGACAAGAACGATATTGCCCTGACCATTAATCAGCTCACGGAAATTCCCGTGCAGGATCTGGGCGGCGAGGAAAGCGCGAAATTATTGAATTTGGAAGAAGAGATCCATAAATATATGATCGACCAGAAGGAAGCAGTCGATATGGTGGCTAATAGCTTGCGCCGCGCCCGCACGGAAATGCGCGAAGGCAAGCGGCCGATCGCCAGTTTTCTTTTTATGGGGCCGACCGGCGTGGGAAAAACCGAATTGGCGAAAACTATCGCCCGGGTTTATTTTCATAAAAAAGATCTGCTGGTCAGATTGGATATGAGCGAATATCAGGAAGAGGCGAGCATCAAGAAAATGATCGGCGATACCGACGGTACTAAGGGTTATCTGACCGAAGCGGTCAGGCAAAAACCGTTTTCGCTTATTTTGCTGGATGAATTCGAGAAAGCCAATCCCAAAATTTTCAATCTGTTCTTGCAGGTGATGGACGACGGGCGCCTGACCGATGGCCAAGGCCAAACCATCGATTTCACCAGCAGCATTATCATCGCCACTTCCAATGCCGGTTCGCAATTCATCCAAGATGAAATGAATAAAGGCGCGCCGCTTGAGAATATCAAAAATTCTTTGATCAACGAGCAGTTAAGCCAAGTGATGCGGCCGGAATTGATCAATCGTTTCGACGGCATTATCGTCTTTAAGCCGCTCTCCGAAGATGATATCGTCGCTATCGCCCGTTTAATGCTCTCGGATGTGGCCGAAATGCTGAAAAGCAAGGGAATGGGATTGGAAATAAGCGATGGCGGATTATTGACGCTGGCTCATCTGGGCTTTGATCCTAAATTCGGCGCCCGTCCCTTGCGCCGCTTGATCCAAGATAAGATCGAAGACAATATTGCCAAAAAGATCCTGGGCAATGAATTGCAAAGAAGAGATACGGTGGTGATCAACGACAACGCCGATATTGAGATCATCAAGGGCAGAGTGTTATGA
- a CDS encoding NAD(P)-dependent oxidoreductase: MKIVITDNLKLAEDQIGRLKSLGEIDFLQGEGRSKEERLRKLSEADIICAESVPIADIIYDLKNKFISLPFVGVGWLDLKKLAHNNVKVANAPGCNKSAVAEWIVGMMIILSRKLLKYINIEEVGEKDVLEHMPGLAGKKVVILGKGNVGIRVGKICEVFDMEVSYFKRGGDLINLIKQADFVVNCLANNPETKNLLDKKFFESLKEGAFFVSITDTDIYNVDALIGAIDSGRLKGAAIDPAGVGIFNTKNDIYSKLRQSPKIIVTPHIAFHTDMTCRTANDIMIDNVEAWIKKKPINLVN, translated from the coding sequence ATGAAGATTGTCATTACTGATAATTTGAAATTAGCCGAAGATCAGATAGGCAGGTTAAAGTCTCTCGGAGAAATTGATTTTTTGCAAGGAGAAGGAAGATCAAAGGAAGAACGCTTAAGAAAATTATCTGAAGCCGATATTATTTGCGCCGAGAGCGTGCCGATTGCGGACATTATCTATGATTTGAAGAATAAATTTATTTCACTGCCTTTTGTCGGCGTCGGTTGGCTTGATTTGAAAAAATTGGCACATAATAATGTTAAAGTGGCAAACGCGCCAGGCTGCAATAAATCGGCGGTTGCCGAGTGGATTGTCGGAATGATGATTATTCTTTCGCGCAAACTTTTGAAATATATCAATATTGAGGAAGTTGGCGAAAAAGATGTATTGGAACACATGCCTGGCTTGGCCGGAAAAAAAGTTGTTATCTTGGGCAAGGGTAATGTCGGCATCAGAGTCGGAAAAATCTGCGAAGTATTTGACATGGAAGTTTCGTATTTCAAGAGGGGCGGCGATCTTATCAATTTGATCAAGCAAGCTGATTTCGTGGTTAATTGTTTGGCGAATAATCCGGAGACAAAGAATTTGCTGGATAAAAAGTTTTTTGAATCTCTGAAAGAAGGTGCTTTCTTTGTCAGTATTACCGACACCGATATCTATAATGTTGACGCTTTGATTGGAGCAATTGACTCTGGCCGGCTGAAAGGCGCGGCTATTGACCCGGCAGGAGTAGGAATCTTTAACACGAAAAATGATATTTATTCAAAACTCCGGCAATCGCCAAAGATTATCGTAACTCCGCACATCGCTTTCCATACCGATATGACCTGCCGGACGGCTAATGATATCATGATCGACAACGTGGAAGCTTGGATCAAAAAGAAACCGATTAATTTAGTAAATTGA
- a CDS encoding GNAT family N-acetyltransferase, protein MSKIKLRRYRTSDQDTVLRLHVEGLKQTESFLDDPKYNQDFSNIKEIYLNNRGEFLMAMLNDEIIGMGALRKINEQTAEIKRMRVDLKYQRQGIGSTILDRLIDRARELGYEKIILDTNTNQAAARRLYEKYGFKEYKRGSVAHLQTIYYELIFLI, encoded by the coding sequence ATGAGCAAAATAAAACTAAGACGATATCGGACTTCGGATCAAGATACTGTTTTACGTTTGCATGTCGAGGGCTTGAAACAAACCGAAAGTTTTCTTGATGACCCGAAGTATAATCAGGATTTTTCCAACATCAAAGAAATTTATTTGAATAACCGGGGCGAATTTTTAATGGCAATGCTCAATGATGAAATAATTGGCATGGGCGCTTTAAGAAAAATTAATGAGCAGACGGCGGAAATCAAACGGATGCGAGTTGACCTAAAATATCAAAGGCAAGGAATCGGTTCCACAATCCTGGATCGTTTGATTGATCGGGCTCGCGAATTGGGCTATGAAAAAATCATTCTTGACACTAACACTAATCAAGCGGCTGCCAGGCGGCTTTATGAGAAATATGGTTTCAAAGAATATAAGCGAGGCAGCGTTGCTCATTTACAAACAATTTATTATGAACTTATTTTCTTGATTTAG